The Devosia sp. A16 genome includes a window with the following:
- the tolQ gene encoding protein TolQ, whose product MDAVGTATAHADLSIWALFWQADLVVKTVMIGLLGASVWCWAIIVDKSMLYARAKAEMNRFERVFWSGQSLEELYQQMSEKPSMGLGAIFVAAMKEWKRSHEQNASSFVGVQGRLDKVLDVAISRESENLEKRLGFLATVGSASPFIGLFGTVWGIMNAFTAISAASSTNLSVVAGPIAEALFATALGLLAAIPAVIAYNKLSGDANKLVGRLEGFADEFSTILSRQLEARGAR is encoded by the coding sequence ATGGACGCCGTTGGCACGGCCACTGCGCATGCCGACCTTTCGATCTGGGCGCTGTTCTGGCAGGCCGACCTCGTCGTCAAGACCGTGATGATCGGCTTGTTGGGCGCTTCAGTGTGGTGCTGGGCGATCATCGTCGACAAGTCCATGCTCTATGCGCGCGCCAAGGCCGAGATGAACCGCTTCGAGCGGGTGTTCTGGTCGGGCCAGTCGCTCGAGGAACTCTACCAGCAGATGAGCGAAAAGCCCTCGATGGGGCTGGGCGCCATTTTCGTCGCCGCGATGAAGGAATGGAAGCGCAGCCACGAGCAGAACGCGTCCTCGTTCGTCGGGGTGCAGGGCCGGCTCGACAAGGTGCTCGACGTGGCGATCAGCCGCGAAAGCGAGAACCTCGAGAAGCGCCTCGGCTTCCTCGCCACCGTCGGCTCGGCCTCGCCCTTCATTGGCCTCTTTGGCACGGTATGGGGCATCATGAACGCTTTCACCGCCATCTCGGCCGCATCGAGCACCAATCTCAGCGTGGTCGCCGGCCCGATCGCCGAGGCGCTATTCGCCACCGCGCTCGGCCTGCTCGCCGCCATTCCGGCGGTTATCGCCTACAACAAGCTGAGCGGTGATGCGAACAAGCTGGTCGGCCGGCTGGAAGGGTTTGCCGACGAGTTCTCCACCATCCTCAGCCGGCAGCTCGAAGCGCGGGGTGCCCGCTGA
- the pal gene encoding peptidoglycan-associated lipoprotein Pal, translating into MRSVTPLIAVLRAAALVVLVVAVAACSRNGAGGGTGVGNLGPGGGAPGSQQEFLVSVGDRVFFETDSSSLTPTAMATLDKQAQWLNRYTNYRILIEGHADERGTREYNIALGARRGSVVVNYLVSKGVDQRRITTKSFGKERPVAICNDISCWSQNRRAVTVVQ; encoded by the coding sequence ATGCGTTCAGTAACGCCCCTCATCGCCGTGCTGCGTGCTGCCGCGCTGGTGGTTCTCGTGGTCGCCGTGGCGGCCTGTTCACGCAATGGTGCTGGCGGCGGGACCGGCGTCGGCAATCTCGGGCCGGGCGGCGGCGCCCCGGGCAGCCAGCAGGAATTCCTGGTGAGCGTCGGCGACCGCGTGTTCTTCGAAACCGACTCCTCCAGCCTCACCCCCACGGCCATGGCGACGCTCGACAAGCAGGCGCAGTGGCTCAACCGCTACACCAACTACCGCATCCTGATCGAAGGCCATGCCGACGAGCGCGGCACGCGCGAGTACAACATCGCGCTGGGCGCCCGGCGCGGTTCGGTCGTGGTCAACTACCTGGTGTCGAAGGGCGTCGACCAGCGCCGCATCACCACCAAGTCGTTCGGCAAGGAACGTCCTGTGGCCATCTGCAACGATATTTCGTGCTGGTCACAAAACCGCCGTGCTGTGACGGTCGTACAATAG
- a CDS encoding GGDEF domain-containing protein: MNKPGLPPSEWGVVWRRTSLIIIASTAGSWVISNLVMMALNQGMNDVGTILALAMPAVLGGPILLFLQIRSAQLREANRRLELLASTDWLTDCLNRRAFTSRVSSSLTQTAGHGTLLVIDADHFKTVNDRFGHERGDEVLQLIANAIRDNVREGDLVGRIGGEEFGVFLEDAGAEAADLAAERIRAAVNALFISSEGLAQRLSVSIGGAVCAGNAGFSELFRIADRRLYEAKRAGRNRVELGGLPLGAMSAALS, encoded by the coding sequence ATGAACAAGCCTGGGCTGCCACCTTCCGAGTGGGGCGTCGTCTGGCGGCGCACGTCGCTCATCATCATCGCCTCGACTGCCGGGTCCTGGGTGATCTCCAACCTGGTGATGATGGCGCTGAACCAGGGGATGAACGATGTCGGCACCATCCTGGCGCTCGCCATGCCCGCCGTGCTCGGCGGCCCGATCCTCTTGTTCCTCCAGATCCGCTCGGCCCAGTTGCGCGAGGCCAACCGCAGGCTGGAGCTGCTGGCTTCGACCGACTGGCTGACCGATTGCCTCAACCGCCGCGCCTTCACCAGCCGCGTCAGCTCGAGCCTCACCCAGACCGCTGGCCACGGCACCCTGCTGGTCATCGATGCCGATCACTTCAAGACGGTCAACGACCGTTTCGGCCATGAGCGCGGCGACGAAGTGCTGCAGCTGATCGCCAATGCCATCCGCGACAATGTACGCGAAGGCGACCTCGTCGGCCGCATCGGCGGCGAAGAGTTCGGCGTGTTCCTAGAGGATGCCGGCGCCGAGGCCGCCGATCTCGCGGCTGAACGCATCCGTGCCGCGGTCAATGCGCTGTTCATCAGCTCCGAGGGGCTGGCTCAGCGCCTGTCGGTGAGCATCGGCGGCGCGGTGTGCGCCGGGAACGCCGGCTTCTCCGAGTTGTTCCGGATCGCCGACCGTCGCCTCTATGAGGCCAAACGCGCCGGCCGCAACCGCGTCGAGCTCGGCGGTTTGCCGCTCGGTGCGATGAGTGCGGCCCTCAGCTGA
- the tolB gene encoding Tol-Pal system beta propeller repeat protein TolB, giving the protein MTLITRRNALKLGLAGGALALATPSQALVEIVVSGGNFTPLPIAIPDFASSDPSFGAEIAQIVRDNLKRSGLFVPLDPASLPIRVGDVTNEPDFASWRTASVDALVMGSVERGAEVASQVRVWDTQASAQVVGKSYKTDAQNYRRIAHIVSDAIYTSLAGGSGYFDTRILYVAESGPKANRVKRLAIMDQDGFNVQYLSSGKSLTLTPRLSPNGASVAFTSYEDGNPQVYVAGLGGASKKLINGAPMSFAPRFSPDGGSVVFSVSNGGTTNIYQAGVGGGNPTQLTSGAAIDTSPCFAPDGSRIVFESDRGGSPQLYIMGAGGGGAQRVSYGEGSYSTPVWSPDGSLIAYTRQSGGQFHIGIMKPDGSGERILSSSGQVQEGPTWAPNSRVIGFFREPGGDAGPSLHSIDIWGRNELNLKTESFASDPSWSPLRG; this is encoded by the coding sequence ATGACCCTGATCACCCGGCGCAACGCGCTCAAGCTCGGTCTCGCCGGCGGCGCCCTAGCGCTCGCCACCCCGTCGCAGGCATTGGTCGAGATCGTCGTCAGCGGCGGTAACTTCACGCCGCTGCCGATTGCCATTCCGGATTTCGCCTCGTCGGACCCGAGCTTCGGCGCCGAGATTGCGCAGATCGTGCGCGACAACCTCAAGCGCTCGGGGCTGTTCGTGCCGCTGGACCCGGCATCGCTGCCGATCCGTGTCGGCGACGTCACCAACGAGCCCGATTTCGCCTCCTGGCGCACGGCGTCGGTCGATGCACTGGTGATGGGCTCGGTGGAGCGCGGCGCCGAAGTCGCCTCGCAGGTGCGGGTCTGGGATACGCAGGCCTCGGCCCAGGTGGTCGGCAAGTCGTACAAGACCGACGCGCAGAACTATCGCCGCATCGCCCACATCGTCTCGGATGCGATCTACACCTCGCTGGCGGGCGGTTCGGGCTATTTCGACACCCGCATCCTCTATGTCGCCGAGAGCGGCCCCAAGGCCAACCGGGTCAAGCGCCTCGCCATCATGGACCAGGATGGCTTCAACGTGCAGTACCTGAGCTCGGGCAAGTCGCTGACGCTGACGCCGCGGCTGTCGCCCAACGGCGCTTCGGTGGCCTTCACCTCCTATGAGGACGGCAACCCGCAGGTCTATGTCGCCGGGCTCGGCGGCGCCTCCAAAAAGCTCATCAACGGCGCCCCGATGTCGTTCGCGCCACGCTTCTCGCCCGATGGCGGCTCGGTGGTGTTTTCGGTGTCGAACGGCGGCACCACCAACATCTACCAGGCCGGCGTCGGGGGCGGCAATCCGACCCAACTGACCAGCGGGGCGGCGATCGACACGTCACCGTGCTTTGCGCCGGACGGCTCGCGCATCGTATTCGAGAGCGACCGTGGCGGCAGCCCGCAGCTCTATATCATGGGCGCGGGCGGCGGCGGGGCGCAGCGTGTTTCGTATGGCGAAGGCAGCTATTCCACTCCGGTCTGGTCGCCCGACGGCAGCCTCATCGCATACACCCGGCAGTCCGGCGGGCAGTTCCATATCGGCATCATGAAGCCCGATGGCTCGGGCGAGCGGATCTTGTCGTCTTCCGGCCAGGTGCAGGAAGGCCCGACCTGGGCACCGAACAGCCGGGTCATCGGCTTCTTCCGCGAGCCGGGCGGCGACGCCGGCCCGAGCCTGCATTCGATCGACATCTGGGGCCGCAACGAGCTGAACCTCAAGACCGAGAGCTTCGCGTCGGATCCGAGCTGGTCGCCGCTCAGAGGGTGA
- the tilS gene encoding tRNA lysidine(34) synthetase TilS, translating into MSGELIDSDAIFAPLGEFRRLGLAVSGGPDSLALLLLAAEFADRHGLHERFVVYSVDHRLRPEAAGEAAYVADAAGRLGFAARVLRWDGPKPKTGIQQAARAARYGLIAAAMAADGAEILLTAHHLADQAETVLMRLAHGSGLEGLRGMDYFAEIGGLVVVRPLLGVDPADLARLVAASGLIPAEDPGNSDRGYERVRWRQMLPQLAALGLDARRLSRFADRMRDADQAIARMAAAAAADIDPVSGAGAIARAELNKLPRAVAIRAVANLLARVGGGQKPHDLAPVETLTDRLRMEPALKRTSLHGCLIDSDGATITVVREAGRKAARQSRVRSEASVTRN; encoded by the coding sequence ATGTCCGGTGAGCTGATCGACAGCGACGCGATCTTCGCGCCGCTCGGCGAATTCCGACGGCTCGGGCTCGCCGTCTCCGGCGGGCCCGACAGCCTGGCGCTGCTGCTGCTGGCGGCCGAGTTCGCCGACCGGCACGGCCTGCACGAGCGGTTCGTGGTCTATTCGGTCGATCATCGCCTGAGGCCCGAGGCGGCAGGGGAGGCGGCCTATGTTGCCGACGCCGCCGGCCGGCTGGGGTTCGCCGCGCGGGTGCTCCGTTGGGATGGCCCCAAGCCCAAGACCGGCATCCAGCAGGCGGCCCGCGCCGCCCGTTACGGGCTGATTGCCGCGGCGATGGCGGCCGATGGCGCCGAAATTCTTCTGACCGCACATCATCTCGCCGACCAGGCCGAGACGGTGCTGATGCGCCTTGCGCACGGTTCCGGCCTCGAGGGGCTGCGCGGCATGGACTACTTTGCCGAGATCGGCGGACTGGTGGTGGTGCGGCCGCTGCTCGGCGTCGATCCTGCGGATCTGGCGCGGCTGGTCGCCGCGTCCGGGCTGATCCCGGCGGAGGATCCCGGCAATTCCGATCGCGGTTACGAGCGGGTGCGGTGGCGCCAGATGCTGCCGCAGCTGGCGGCGCTGGGGCTCGATGCGCGCCGCCTGTCGCGCTTTGCCGACCGCATGCGCGATGCCGACCAGGCGATCGCCCGCATGGCGGCCGCGGCGGCTGCCGACATCGACCCGGTGAGCGGGGCCGGCGCGATCGCCCGCGCCGAGCTGAACAAGCTGCCGCGCGCGGTGGCGATCCGGGCGGTGGCCAACCTCTTGGCGCGGGTCGGTGGCGGCCAGAAGCCGCACGACCTCGCGCCGGTCGAAACGCTGACCGATCGCCTGCGGATGGAACCAGCCCTGAAGCGGACAAGTTTGCATGGTTGTCTGATCGACAGCGACGGCGCGACCATCACCGTCGTGCGGGAGGCCGGCCGTAAGGCGGCGCGTCAATCCCGCGTGAGGTCCGAGGCCTCCGTGACGCGGAATTAA
- a CDS encoding CHRD domain-containing protein — protein sequence MHLNLTRTLLATATVLAFTAMPAYAETLKFIADLKGASEVPPTDSTGTGKVEATLDTDTKVFTWTITYEGLSGDATGAHFHGPAAEGANADPVVPLADPLASPINGNATLTDDQITQLKGGQWYFNLHTAKFPDGEIRGQVVAAAM from the coding sequence ATGCATCTCAACCTGACACGGACTTTGCTCGCCACCGCGACGGTCCTCGCCTTCACCGCCATGCCGGCCTACGCCGAAACGTTGAAGTTCATCGCCGACCTGAAAGGCGCTTCCGAGGTGCCGCCCACCGACTCGACCGGCACCGGCAAGGTCGAGGCGACGCTCGATACCGATACCAAGGTCTTCACCTGGACCATCACCTATGAAGGCCTGAGCGGCGACGCCACTGGCGCCCACTTCCACGGTCCGGCGGCCGAAGGCGCCAACGCCGACCCGGTGGTGCCGCTGGCCGACCCGCTGGCGAGCCCGATCAACGGCAACGCCACGCTCACCGACGATCAGATCACCCAGCTCAAGGGTGGTCAGTGGTACTTCAATCTGCATACGGCGAAGTTCCCCGATGGCGAAATCCGCGGCCAGGTCGTGGCTGCCGCGATGTAG
- a CDS encoding AbrB/MazE/SpoVT family DNA-binding domain-containing protein — translation MTSKGQTTVPKEVRDFLGLEEGTQMEWIVDDGKVIVKPRKLRAIDLAGRLGPPPSGVTNTSVEDMHKAIGDAIVERYVRTLKQ, via the coding sequence ATGACCAGCAAAGGTCAAACGACGGTCCCGAAGGAAGTGCGGGACTTTCTGGGCCTCGAAGAGGGAACGCAGATGGAATGGATCGTGGATGACGGCAAGGTCATCGTAAAGCCTCGGAAACTTCGGGCTATCGATCTGGCCGGCAGGCTCGGCCCGCCTCCGAGCGGGGTGACGAACACCAGTGTCGAGGACATGCACAAGGCGATCGGAGATGCGATCGTCGAGCGGTATGTGCGCACACTGAAGCAATGA
- the ybgF gene encoding tol-pal system protein YbgF encodes MVKLPPTRGSTRRRPAIYAALLASVLTVPALAATGPLPADDATLPAPRMVAETRIHVAQNQQSSAQLLVRIQELEDLIRTLTGRVEGLEFQLTQMQTQLQKQTEDNEFRFQQLEGGAGGKPQAAAPTDGVTPSDTLPQSPAQDTSAPNAPETADTAPQPEQPTPLADGGTDAPMDRLGDGAPMDNLGDSADPLLKGGIDQLGTMTEDDPLGSRPLDLSLGGGGGISNGDANAQYAAGYDAMTRGDYAFAADQFQQFVALYPDDPQTPDAINWLGEALIQQGQFTDAAQVLADGYTKHKDSKRAPDMMLKLGVALVGADQVDVGCRTFFTLKQRYPQLSPAFTQRLEEETRKAQCPVS; translated from the coding sequence ATGGTGAAACTCCCCCCAACCCGTGGATCGACCCGCCGCCGACCCGCGATCTATGCCGCGCTGCTGGCCTCGGTGCTGACCGTGCCGGCCCTGGCTGCGACTGGCCCCTTGCCGGCCGACGATGCGACGCTGCCGGCCCCAAGGATGGTGGCCGAGACGCGCATCCACGTGGCGCAGAACCAGCAGTCGAGCGCTCAGTTGCTGGTTCGCATCCAGGAACTCGAGGATCTGATCCGCACCCTGACCGGCCGCGTCGAGGGACTGGAGTTCCAGCTCACCCAGATGCAGACGCAGCTGCAGAAGCAGACCGAGGACAACGAGTTCCGCTTCCAGCAGCTGGAAGGCGGTGCTGGGGGAAAACCGCAGGCGGCAGCGCCAACTGACGGCGTGACGCCGTCCGATACGCTGCCGCAGAGCCCCGCTCAGGATACTTCCGCCCCGAACGCTCCGGAGACCGCCGACACGGCGCCGCAGCCCGAACAGCCGACCCCGCTCGCCGATGGCGGGACCGATGCGCCGATGGACCGCCTCGGCGACGGCGCCCCGATGGACAATCTGGGCGACTCCGCCGATCCGCTGCTCAAGGGCGGCATCGATCAACTCGGTACCATGACCGAGGACGATCCGCTCGGCAGCCGTCCGCTCGACCTGTCGCTGGGTGGCGGCGGAGGCATCTCGAATGGCGACGCCAATGCCCAGTATGCCGCCGGCTATGACGCCATGACACGCGGCGACTATGCCTTTGCAGCCGATCAGTTCCAGCAGTTCGTCGCGCTCTATCCCGACGATCCGCAAACTCCCGACGCCATCAACTGGCTGGGGGAGGCGCTGATCCAGCAGGGCCAATTCACCGACGCGGCGCAGGTACTGGCCGACGGCTACACCAAGCACAAGGACAGCAAGCGCGCGCCGGACATGATGCTCAAGCTCGGCGTGGCGCTGGTCGGCGCCGACCAGGTCGATGTCGGTTGCCGCACCTTTTTCACCCTCAAGCAGCGCTATCCGCAGCTCAGCCCGGCGTTCACGCAGCGGTTGGAGGAGGAAACGCGGAAGGCGCAATGTCCGGTGAGCTGA
- the tolR gene encoding protein TolR yields MAMALSSGGGGGGRRRGRRRGGGSKPMSEINVTPMVDVMLVLLIIFMVAAPLMTVGVPIELPQTQAKQLNTEQKPITISVTNEGAIFLGDNPVTLDDLVAQVAAVAVNGTEDRIYVRGDLAANYGSVMQVMGALSGAGYAKIGLITEQAAQQQGQ; encoded by the coding sequence ATGGCAATGGCACTATCCAGCGGCGGCGGAGGCGGCGGACGCCGTCGGGGCCGGCGGCGCGGCGGCGGCTCCAAGCCGATGAGCGAGATCAACGTCACGCCGATGGTCGACGTGATGCTGGTGCTGCTGATCATCTTCATGGTGGCGGCGCCGCTGATGACGGTCGGCGTGCCGATCGAGCTGCCGCAGACGCAGGCCAAACAGCTCAATACCGAACAGAAGCCGATCACCATCTCGGTGACCAACGAGGGCGCGATCTTCCTCGGCGACAATCCGGTGACGCTCGACGACCTCGTTGCGCAGGTCGCCGCGGTTGCCGTCAACGGCACCGAAGACCGCATCTATGTGCGGGGCGACCTCGCCGCCAACTACGGTTCGGTGATGCAGGTGATGGGGGCGCTGTCGGGCGCCGGCTACGCCAAGATCGGCCTCATCACGGAACAGGCCGCGCAGCAGCAGGGCCAGTAA
- the ruvB gene encoding Holliday junction branch migration DNA helicase RuvB, which produces MTDLTSAHAGRDDPLDVSLRPSGFSEFIGQAEARANLEVFIQAAKQRGAALDHVLFVGPPGLGKTTLAQIVARELGVGFRATSGPVIAKAGDLAALLTNLEERDVLFIDEIHRLNPAIEEVLYPAMEDYQLDLIIGEGPAARSVRIDLAKFTLVGATTRAGLLTTPLRDRFGIPIRLNFYTPEELVKIVERGARLLGIGMAPDGAMEVARRSRGTPRIAGRLLRRVTDFALVEGAKEITRAIADRALLRLDVDARGLDQLDRRYLRVIADFYGGGPVGIETIAAALSEPRDALEEIVEPYLIQQGFIQRTPRGRMLTTLAFQHLGLATPQGFVGMQGSLFEEPGEE; this is translated from the coding sequence GTGACCGACCTCACCTCCGCCCACGCCGGACGGGATGACCCGCTCGATGTTTCGCTTCGCCCCTCCGGCTTTTCGGAATTCATCGGGCAGGCCGAGGCGCGGGCCAATCTCGAAGTGTTCATCCAGGCGGCGAAGCAGCGCGGCGCGGCGCTCGATCATGTGCTGTTCGTCGGCCCGCCGGGCCTGGGCAAGACCACGCTGGCGCAGATCGTGGCGCGTGAGCTTGGCGTCGGGTTCCGCGCCACCTCCGGTCCGGTGATCGCCAAGGCGGGCGATCTCGCGGCTCTCCTCACCAACCTCGAAGAACGCGACGTGCTGTTCATCGACGAGATCCACCGGCTCAACCCGGCGATCGAGGAAGTGCTCTATCCGGCGATGGAGGACTATCAGCTCGACCTGATCATCGGCGAGGGCCCGGCAGCCCGTTCGGTGCGGATCGACCTAGCGAAGTTCACCCTGGTCGGCGCCACCACGCGCGCCGGGCTGCTCACCACGCCGCTGCGCGACCGTTTCGGCATCCCGATCCGGCTCAACTTCTACACCCCCGAAGAACTGGTGAAGATCGTCGAGCGCGGCGCCCGCCTGCTTGGCATCGGCATGGCGCCGGATGGGGCGATGGAAGTGGCGCGCCGCTCGCGCGGCACGCCGCGCATTGCCGGACGGCTGCTGCGCCGGGTTACCGATTTTGCGCTGGTCGAAGGGGCCAAGGAGATCACCCGGGCCATCGCCGACCGGGCGCTGCTGCGGCTCGACGTCGATGCGCGCGGGCTCGACCAGCTCGACCGTCGCTACCTCCGGGTGATCGCCGATTTCTACGGCGGAGGCCCGGTGGGCATCGAAACCATCGCCGCGGCGCTGTCGGAACCGCGCGATGCGCTCGAGGAGATCGTCGAGCCCTACCTGATCCAGCAGGGCTTCATCCAGCGTACGCCGCGCGGCCGCATGCTGACGACGCTGGCGTTCCAGCATCTGGGGCTCGCCACGCCGCAGGGCTTTGTCGGGATGCAGGGCAGCCTGTTCGAGGAGCCGGGTGAAGAGTGA
- a CDS encoding NUDIX hydrolase — protein sequence MVEHRAVLRHDRMVCFDDGGDRFHLRAAAIALRNGRVLIQNLKAGHGTFLPGGRVEQGEASPETLVREIEEEFGHTVAVGPLAFVIESFYAEKGQQFHEVGLYFGVEVGEDFPYHDTDICHRCYEGDVEMEYRWVEATPQSLAAHTFHPELLRDRLGILPRGTVHLLDREAV from the coding sequence ATGGTTGAGCATCGCGCAGTGTTGCGACACGACCGGATGGTCTGCTTCGATGACGGGGGCGACCGCTTTCACCTACGCGCGGCGGCCATCGCGCTGAGGAATGGTCGAGTCCTGATCCAGAACCTCAAGGCCGGACACGGTACCTTCCTACCGGGCGGCCGGGTCGAACAGGGGGAAGCCAGTCCGGAAACGCTGGTGCGGGAGATCGAGGAAGAGTTCGGTCACACCGTGGCTGTGGGGCCGCTCGCCTTCGTCATCGAGTCGTTCTACGCAGAAAAGGGTCAGCAGTTCCACGAAGTCGGTCTCTACTTCGGCGTCGAAGTGGGGGAGGACTTCCCCTACCACGACACCGATATCTGCCACCGCTGTTACGAGGGCGATGTCGAGATGGAATATCGATGGGTCGAGGCGACGCCCCAGTCGCTGGCGGCGCACACCTTCCACCCCGAACTGTTGCGCGACCGTCTCGGGATACTGCCTCGGGGCACGGTTCATCTGCTCGACCGCGAGGCGGTATGA
- a CDS encoding YbgC/FadM family acyl-CoA thioesterase: MSGSQFTARVYYEDTDFSGNVYHAAYLHFFERARTEFLRERGVHHSELVKDGIAFAVRTMTIDFKAAAHIDDLLEVTTEVASLTAARLNLVQSISRQGVEITRAEVQVVAIKTSGGAARMPRELLDLLKA, encoded by the coding sequence ATGAGCGGCAGCCAGTTCACCGCGCGGGTCTACTACGAAGACACCGACTTTTCCGGAAACGTCTACCACGCGGCTTACCTGCACTTCTTCGAGCGGGCGCGCACCGAGTTCCTGAGGGAGCGCGGCGTGCATCACTCCGAGCTGGTGAAGGATGGCATCGCCTTCGCGGTGCGGACCATGACCATCGATTTCAAGGCGGCCGCCCATATCGATGACCTGCTGGAGGTGACGACCGAGGTTGCCTCGCTCACCGCGGCACGTCTCAACCTGGTGCAGTCGATCAGCCGCCAAGGCGTGGAAATCACCCGGGCCGAGGTCCAGGTGGTGGCGATCAAGACAAGCGGTGGAGCGGCCCGCATGCCGCGCGAACTGCTGGACCTGCTCAAGGCATAA
- the ruvC gene encoding crossover junction endodeoxyribonuclease RuvC, translated as MAETVRIIGIDPGLRRCGWGIIESNGNRLSFVACGTITPPVEGTLAERLVELHHGIAGVLDAYAPEEAAVEETFVSAGARSALQLGQARGVVLMTPALRGLPVGEYAANLIKKSVVGTGHAEKAQIQMMIKILLPTATFKGADAADALAIAVCHAHHRAIRKLSVPA; from the coding sequence ATGGCTGAAACAGTGCGAATCATCGGCATCGATCCGGGGCTGCGGCGCTGCGGCTGGGGCATTATCGAAAGCAATGGCAACCGGCTGAGTTTTGTCGCCTGCGGCACCATCACCCCGCCGGTGGAGGGGACGCTCGCCGAGCGGCTGGTGGAACTGCATCACGGCATTGCCGGCGTGCTCGACGCGTACGCGCCCGAGGAAGCGGCGGTCGAGGAGACGTTCGTGTCGGCCGGAGCGCGCTCGGCGCTGCAACTGGGCCAGGCACGCGGCGTGGTGCTGATGACGCCGGCGCTGCGCGGGCTGCCGGTGGGCGAGTATGCGGCCAACCTGATCAAGAAATCGGTGGTGGGCACCGGGCACGCCGAGAAGGCGCAGATCCAGATGATGATCAAGATCCTCTTGCCGACGGCGACCTTCAAGGGCGCCGACGCGGCCGATGCGCTGGCGATCGCCGTCTGCCACGCGCACCATCGCGCCATTCGCAAGCTGAGTGTTCCTGCATGA
- the ruvA gene encoding Holliday junction branch migration protein RuvA: MIGKLKGMVDGFGDDFAHLDVNGVVYEVFCSAKTLAALPQVGHAAVVHTEMIVREDMIRLYGFFTEAEKAWFTTLMTVQGVGSRVALAILSVLTPSELASAIALQDKAMVGRANGVGPKLAIRIVTELKGKAPAGAIDAGVLGLQAALGEGVAAGNVADAVSALTNLGYSSAQASAAVARVVGREGNEVPTDKLIRLGLKELSS, encoded by the coding sequence ATGATCGGCAAACTCAAGGGCATGGTCGACGGCTTCGGCGACGACTTTGCGCATCTCGACGTGAATGGCGTGGTCTACGAGGTGTTCTGCTCGGCCAAGACCCTGGCGGCGCTGCCGCAGGTTGGCCACGCGGCGGTGGTGCATACCGAGATGATCGTCCGCGAGGACATGATCCGGCTCTACGGCTTTTTCACCGAAGCCGAGAAAGCCTGGTTCACTACGCTGATGACGGTACAGGGGGTTGGCAGTCGGGTGGCGCTCGCCATCCTTTCCGTCCTCACTCCGTCCGAACTCGCGAGCGCCATTGCACTGCAGGACAAGGCGATGGTCGGGCGCGCCAATGGTGTCGGCCCCAAGCTGGCGATCCGCATCGTCACCGAGCTCAAGGGCAAGGCCCCGGCAGGCGCCATCGACGCCGGTGTGCTGGGCCTGCAGGCGGCCCTGGGCGAGGGCGTCGCGGCGGGCAATGTCGCCGACGCGGTTTCGGCGCTCACCAATCTCGGCTACTCGAGCGCCCAGGCTTCGGCCGCGGTGGCGCGAGTGGTCGGCCGTGAAGGCAACGAGGTGCCGACCGACAAGCTGATCCGGCTGGGGCTCAAGGAGTTGAGCAGCTAG
- a CDS encoding PIN domain-containing protein: MIGVDTNVIVRLLVPDEPQRMLAEAFFSTRSAADPAFVSLVVVVELAWVLNRHYGYDFQKVRQAVQWLLDSDDFVVEHRDRVEWAVANYTRSKLDLPDLLIASAGEEAGVTTATFDRDAAKYVPGMELLK, encoded by the coding sequence ATGATCGGCGTCGACACCAACGTCATCGTGCGGCTGCTGGTGCCAGATGAACCACAGCGGATGCTGGCCGAAGCCTTCTTTTCAACCCGCTCCGCCGCCGATCCGGCATTCGTGTCATTGGTCGTCGTTGTGGAGCTCGCCTGGGTCCTCAACCGTCACTATGGGTATGATTTTCAGAAGGTTCGTCAGGCCGTGCAGTGGTTGCTCGACTCCGACGACTTCGTGGTCGAGCATCGTGATCGCGTCGAGTGGGCTGTTGCCAACTACACTCGATCGAAGCTCGATCTGCCCGACCTGCTGATCGCCAGTGCCGGCGAGGAAGCGGGTGTTACTACCGCGACGTTCGACCGCGACGCCGCCAAATATGTCCCCGGCATGGAACTCCTCAAGTGA